In Leptodesmis sichuanensis A121, the following are encoded in one genomic region:
- the topA gene encoding type I DNA topoisomerase, which translates to MSTLVIVESPTKAKTIRNYLPAGYRVEASMGHVRDLPQSASDIPASVKGEKWAQLGVNVESDFEPLYVVPQDKKKVVKELKEALKHADELVLATDEDREGESISWHLLQLLQPKVPIKRMVFHEITQEAIQEAIRNCRDVDEQLVRAQETRRILDRLVGYTLSPLLWKKIAFGLSAGRVQSVAVRLLVNRERQRRAFHKGSYWDLKATLEARGEAPEAKGEFEARLVSLNGVKVASGSDFDEATGQVAAGRNVVLLNEAEARALQDRIRDRPWIVTNLEERPVTRKPSPPFTTSTLQQEANRKLGLSARDTMRVAQSLYEQGYITYMRTDSVNLSQQAIAAARACVQEMYGAQYLSPQPRQYSTKSKGAQEAHEAIRPAGSTFRTPQQTGLKDRELRLYDLIWKRTVATQMAEARQTNITVQIQVEEAGFRATGKRIDFPGFFRAYVEGSDDPDAAIEDQEVILPRLQVGDTPACVDLEAIGHETQPPARYTEASLVKTLESEGIGRPSTYASIIGTIIDRGYAQMVGNALVPTFTAFAVTSLLEKHFPDLVDTSFTARMEETLDDISTGEVAWLPYLKEFYLGESGLETQVKERESHIDPTEARTIELENLDAKVRIGRYGAFLEVEGDEGTVKASIPKDLTPSDLDPEQVETLLRQKTEGPEKLGFHPETGEPIYVLIGAYGPYVQLGDVTEDNPKPKRASLPKGVTPENVTLEQAVGLLALPRTLGLHPETGGKIQASLGRFGPYVVHDQGKEGKEYRSLKGDDNVLTITLERALALLAEPKAGRGRRAAAKPLRELGVHPEDEEPINIYDGPYGPYIKHGKVNASLPEGQTVEEITLETALAALAAKASSKKSGKSSKSTKATKTSSKKAASDTTEEEKPKTTKKTTTKRASTTKTAAKKTSTKRTTATNSTRKKAAS; encoded by the coding sequence ATGTCAACTCTAGTTATTGTTGAATCTCCGACAAAAGCCAAGACGATCCGCAATTATTTGCCTGCTGGATATCGAGTCGAGGCTTCAATGGGCCATGTTCGCGATCTTCCCCAATCCGCCAGCGACATTCCAGCCAGTGTCAAAGGGGAGAAATGGGCACAGTTGGGTGTAAATGTAGAGTCCGACTTTGAACCCTTGTATGTCGTGCCTCAAGACAAGAAGAAGGTCGTCAAGGAGTTGAAAGAGGCTCTCAAACACGCCGATGAATTGGTACTGGCGACTGACGAAGACCGGGAAGGAGAAAGTATTAGCTGGCATCTGTTGCAGTTGTTACAGCCCAAGGTGCCGATCAAACGCATGGTCTTCCACGAAATCACCCAGGAAGCGATTCAGGAAGCCATCCGCAACTGCCGGGACGTGGATGAACAACTGGTGCGTGCCCAAGAAACCCGCCGGATTTTGGATCGGCTAGTGGGCTATACTCTGTCCCCTCTGTTGTGGAAGAAAATTGCTTTTGGTTTATCCGCCGGACGGGTACAGTCGGTGGCGGTGCGGTTGCTGGTAAATCGGGAGCGCCAACGTCGTGCCTTTCATAAAGGATCCTACTGGGATTTGAAAGCCACCCTGGAAGCCAGAGGCGAAGCACCGGAAGCCAAAGGGGAGTTTGAGGCCCGTCTGGTTAGCCTGAATGGGGTTAAGGTCGCATCCGGTAGTGATTTTGATGAAGCTACCGGACAGGTTGCCGCTGGACGGAACGTGGTACTGCTGAATGAAGCAGAAGCCAGAGCCTTACAGGATCGAATTCGCGATCGCCCCTGGATTGTCACCAATCTGGAAGAACGCCCCGTCACCCGCAAACCGTCTCCGCCCTTCACCACTTCCACCCTGCAGCAGGAGGCCAACCGGAAACTTGGTTTATCCGCCCGTGACACCATGCGCGTGGCTCAGAGTTTGTATGAACAGGGTTACATCACCTATATGCGGACGGACTCCGTGAATCTGTCGCAGCAGGCGATCGCAGCCGCCCGTGCCTGCGTTCAGGAGATGTACGGTGCTCAGTATCTGAGTCCTCAACCCCGCCAATATTCCACCAAATCCAAAGGAGCGCAGGAAGCCCACGAAGCCATTCGACCGGCAGGCAGTACGTTTCGTACCCCCCAACAAACGGGACTGAAGGATCGGGAACTGCGGCTGTATGACTTGATCTGGAAGCGGACAGTCGCCACCCAGATGGCAGAAGCCCGACAGACGAATATCACAGTACAAATCCAGGTAGAAGAAGCCGGATTCCGGGCCACTGGGAAGCGAATCGACTTCCCTGGCTTCTTCCGTGCCTATGTAGAAGGTTCCGATGATCCAGATGCGGCGATCGAAGATCAGGAAGTTATTCTGCCTCGCCTGCAAGTAGGTGATACTCCGGCCTGCGTAGATCTGGAGGCGATCGGCCATGAAACCCAACCCCCCGCCCGCTATACAGAAGCGTCCCTGGTGAAAACCCTGGAAAGTGAAGGGATTGGTCGTCCCAGTACCTACGCCAGCATTATTGGGACAATTATCGATCGGGGCTATGCTCAGATGGTGGGTAATGCCCTGGTGCCTACCTTCACTGCTTTTGCCGTCACCTCTTTGTTAGAGAAACATTTCCCTGATCTGGTCGATACCAGTTTCACGGCTCGCATGGAGGAAACCCTGGATGATATTTCGACCGGGGAAGTGGCCTGGTTGCCTTACCTGAAGGAGTTCTACCTGGGTGAATCGGGTCTGGAAACCCAGGTGAAGGAACGGGAAAGTCACATTGACCCCACCGAAGCCCGGACGATCGAGTTGGAAAATCTTGATGCGAAAGTGCGGATTGGTCGCTACGGGGCATTTCTGGAAGTGGAAGGCGACGAGGGCACGGTAAAAGCCTCGATCCCCAAAGATCTGACCCCCTCTGACCTGGATCCAGAACAGGTCGAAACCCTGCTGCGGCAAAAAACCGAAGGCCCAGAAAAGCTCGGCTTCCATCCAGAAACGGGAGAACCAATTTATGTGCTGATTGGAGCCTATGGCCCTTACGTTCAACTGGGTGATGTCACAGAAGATAATCCCAAACCCAAACGGGCTTCCCTGCCTAAAGGCGTGACTCCTGAGAATGTCACATTAGAGCAGGCTGTCGGGCTACTAGCTCTACCTCGCACCTTGGGACTGCACCCAGAAACAGGCGGCAAAATTCAGGCCAGCCTGGGACGATTTGGCCCCTATGTGGTGCATGACCAGGGGAAAGAGGGCAAGGAATACCGCTCCTTAAAAGGCGACGATAACGTGCTCACTATCACCCTGGAACGTGCCCTGGCTCTCCTGGCAGAACCCAAAGCGGGACGGGGACGGCGAGCCGCGGCTAAACCCCTACGGGAGTTGGGAGTACATCCAGAGGACGAAGAACCAATCAACATCTACGATGGGCCGTATGGGCCGTATATCAAGCATGGCAAGGTGAATGCCTCTCTTCCTGAAGGCCAGACGGTAGAGGAGATCACGCTGGAGACGGCGTTAGCAGCGCTGGCAGCGAAGGCCAGTAGTAAGAAATCTGGGAAATCCAGCAAATCGACGAAAGCCACTAAAACCAGTAGCAAGAAAGCAGCCTCGGATACGACTGAGGAAGAGAAGCCGAAAACAACTAAGAAAACCACAACCAAGCGGGCTTCTACCACTAAAACGGCGGCTAAAAAAACGAGCACTAAACGAACAACGGCAACCAACAGCACCCGGAAAAAGGCGGCTTCTTAA
- a CDS encoding NAD(P)H-quinone oxidoreductase subunit N: protein MDFASLAAQLNTGAIIPELIVTATLLAVVVGDLIVGRTASSRWTPYLSIVGLLAAVVALFYQWNIADPISFLGSFNGDALSVVFRGIIALSAAITILMAVRYIEQSGTALAEFLTILLTATLGGMFLSGADELVMIFVSLETLSISSYLLTGYTKRDPRSNEAALKYLLIGASSSAIFLYGSSLLYGLSGGETNLSTIAARIAEAGLGNSIGLVIALVFVIAGIAFKIAAVPFHQWTPDVYEGSPTPVVAFLSVGSKAAGFALAIRLLVTAFPLLTDEWQFVMTALAILSMILGNVVALAQTSMKRLLAYSSIGQAGFVMIGLVIGSQDGYASMVFYLIAYLMMNLGAFACVILFSLRTGTDQISEYSGLYQKDPLLTLALSICLLSLGGIPPLVGFFGKIYLFWAGWQAGAYGLVLLGLLTSVVSIYYYIRVVKAMVVKEPQEMSEAVKNYPEVQWNLPGMRPLQVGIIISLITTSLAGILSNPLFTLANDAVAKTPMLQKTIVAAEQKAAVEQASLDMNQPEVKL from the coding sequence ATGGATTTCGCCAGTCTTGCTGCTCAGTTGAATACGGGGGCGATCATTCCCGAATTGATCGTCACCGCCACACTCTTAGCGGTGGTAGTGGGTGACCTAATTGTGGGACGAACCGCTTCCTCCCGCTGGACCCCCTATCTCTCGATTGTTGGGCTACTGGCTGCAGTAGTCGCCCTCTTCTATCAGTGGAATATTGCGGATCCCATTTCCTTCCTGGGTAGCTTCAATGGTGATGCCCTTAGTGTTGTATTTCGGGGGATCATTGCGCTGTCTGCTGCAATCACGATTTTGATGGCTGTTCGCTATATCGAGCAGTCGGGTACGGCCCTGGCTGAATTTCTCACGATTCTGCTGACTGCCACCCTGGGAGGGATGTTCCTGTCAGGGGCCGATGAACTGGTCATGATCTTCGTTTCTTTGGAAACACTCAGTATTTCCTCCTATTTATTAACGGGTTACACCAAGCGTGATCCCCGCTCCAATGAAGCCGCCCTCAAGTACTTATTGATTGGGGCTTCCAGTTCTGCCATCTTCCTGTACGGCAGTTCTCTGCTGTATGGGTTGTCGGGTGGGGAAACAAATTTAAGTACGATCGCAGCCAGGATTGCGGAAGCGGGATTAGGAAATTCCATCGGTCTGGTGATTGCTCTGGTGTTCGTGATTGCAGGGATCGCGTTCAAGATTGCGGCTGTGCCATTCCACCAGTGGACTCCTGATGTGTATGAGGGGTCCCCCACTCCCGTGGTTGCCTTTCTTTCCGTCGGTTCCAAAGCGGCTGGCTTTGCTCTGGCCATTCGGTTGCTAGTGACGGCCTTCCCCCTGCTTACCGATGAGTGGCAATTTGTGATGACGGCCTTAGCCATCCTCAGTATGATTCTGGGTAATGTGGTAGCACTGGCCCAAACGAGCATGAAACGGCTGCTGGCCTATTCGTCGATCGGTCAGGCTGGGTTTGTGATGATCGGTCTGGTGATCGGTTCTCAAGATGGCTACGCCAGCATGGTGTTCTACCTGATCGCCTATCTGATGATGAACCTGGGCGCGTTTGCCTGTGTGATTCTGTTCTCCCTGCGCACGGGTACCGACCAGATCAGTGAGTACTCTGGCCTGTATCAGAAGGATCCCCTGCTGACCCTGGCCTTGAGTATTTGTCTGCTGTCGTTGGGTGGTATTCCGCCCCTGGTGGGCTTCTTTGGGAAGATTTACCTGTTCTGGGCTGGCTGGCAGGCTGGAGCCTATGGTCTGGTCTTGCTGGGCTTGCTGACCAGTGTAGTGTCGATTTACTACTACATCCGGGTGGTGAAGGCGATGGTGGTAAAGGAGCCACAGGAGATGTCTGAGGCGGTCAAGAACTATCCCGAAGTGCAGTGGAATCTACCCGGAATGCGTCCGCTGCAAGTGGGGATCATCATCAGCCTGATCACCACCTCCCTGGCCGGAATTCTCTCCAATCCTTTGTTCACTCTGGCGAATGATGCGGTAGCAAAAACTCCTATGCTGCAGAAAACAATCGTCGCCGCAGAGCAGAAGGCTGCTGTAGAACAGGCTTCTCTGGATATGAACCAACCTGAGGTGAAACTGTAA
- a CDS encoding PAS domain-containing hybrid sensor histidine kinase/response regulator — MNKQNQEDLNKQRLDPQLSQAPVSSVAKSLSQEEAQQQLLELEAIYATAPIGLSFVDTQLRFVRLNQRLAEIHGLSVEDTLGRTVREVVPELADVLEPVYRRLIESGTPLLNQEIQGTTRAQPGIQRDWLASFYPLKGSDGRVMGVNTMVQEITDRKRAERQLQEREAELHLMTEALPQQLWTATPDGQIDYINWRWVEYTGVTLNQLQNKCWTNLVHPNDQPQVLAAWERAVQTSGIYQVEMRLKGADGQYRWFLGQALPLRDEQRNIIKWYGTNTDISGQKQAEAALKASEERFQGFVNSNIIGILRGDVYGGIHYANDEFLRIVGYTREDLEAGRLLWTELTPAEYSSLDEAGVAEARERGACTPYEKEYIRKDGSRIPVLVGFNLLGDRREEAFAFILDLSDRKQLERTLRQQAEALVQANQIKDEFLAVLSHELRTPLNPILGWVKLLQTRQLSPERIQEALATIERNAKLQTQLVEDLLDISRILRGKLTLNWLTVDLIQPITAAIETIRLTAEAKFISIHTHLDPTIGPIVGDPDRLQQVVWNLLSNAVKFTPEGGRVDVSLSLVTGHSSLVTGGHSPTVDSTEQRRQDKGQRTEPIQNSKFKIQNSPSSARITVTDTGKGISPDFLPHVFESFRQQDGSTTRRFGGLGLGLAIVRQLVEAHGGRVSVDSPGEGLGATFTVELPLPTAPIASPTPTDHPPATANLNGIRVLVVEDDQDSLELMTFSLQQQGAIVTSLSASQPALQAVSKTPFDLLVCDIGLPDMNGYDLLQHLRSLPNGNLPAIALTAFAGEGDREQALAVGFQQHLAKPIEPDVLIGAIANLVRLSQK, encoded by the coding sequence GTGAATAAACAGAATCAAGAAGATTTGAACAAGCAACGTCTTGATCCTCAACTTTCCCAAGCTCCAGTATCAAGCGTTGCTAAATCCTTAAGTCAGGAGGAGGCCCAGCAGCAGCTCCTGGAATTAGAGGCAATTTATGCTACAGCTCCCATTGGCTTGAGTTTTGTTGATACTCAGTTACGCTTTGTGCGGCTGAATCAGCGACTGGCTGAAATTCATGGCTTGTCTGTTGAAGATACGCTGGGTCGCACCGTTCGAGAGGTTGTGCCGGAACTGGCTGATGTTTTAGAACCTGTGTACCGACGGTTAATTGAGTCAGGCACTCCTTTATTGAATCAAGAGATACAGGGGACAACTCGTGCTCAGCCTGGTATACAACGAGACTGGTTAGCCAGTTTCTATCCCTTAAAGGGTTCTGATGGCCGGGTGATGGGGGTCAACACGATGGTGCAAGAGATCACCGATCGCAAGCGAGCCGAACGTCAACTCCAGGAGCGGGAAGCGGAATTGCACCTGATGACAGAAGCTCTACCCCAGCAACTATGGACAGCCACTCCTGATGGTCAGATTGATTACATCAACTGGCGCTGGGTGGAATATACCGGAGTCACCCTAAACCAGCTACAGAACAAATGTTGGACAAACCTGGTACATCCCAATGATCAGCCACAAGTGTTGGCTGCATGGGAACGAGCGGTACAAACGAGTGGGATTTATCAGGTTGAGATGCGATTAAAAGGAGCAGATGGTCAATACCGCTGGTTTTTGGGACAGGCATTACCCCTGCGCGATGAACAGAGAAACATCATCAAGTGGTATGGCACCAACACCGATATTTCCGGACAGAAGCAGGCAGAAGCTGCTCTCAAAGCCAGTGAAGAACGTTTTCAGGGCTTTGTCAACTCCAACATCATTGGGATTTTGCGGGGGGATGTCTATGGAGGAATTCACTATGCTAACGATGAGTTTCTCCGAATTGTCGGCTATACCCGCGAGGATTTAGAGGCCGGACGGCTACTCTGGACGGAATTAACTCCTGCCGAATATTCGTCCCTGGATGAAGCAGGCGTAGCAGAGGCACGGGAACGGGGAGCCTGCACGCCTTATGAAAAGGAATATATTCGCAAAGACGGAAGCCGGATTCCGGTTCTGGTGGGGTTTAACCTGCTGGGCGATCGGCGGGAGGAAGCCTTTGCCTTCATTCTGGATTTGAGCGATCGCAAACAACTGGAACGAACCCTGCGGCAACAGGCTGAAGCATTGGTTCAGGCCAATCAGATTAAAGATGAATTTCTGGCCGTGCTCTCTCACGAACTCAGAACCCCCCTGAATCCCATCCTGGGCTGGGTGAAATTATTGCAAACCCGCCAACTGTCTCCCGAAAGAATCCAGGAAGCCCTGGCCACCATTGAACGCAATGCCAAACTTCAGACCCAACTGGTAGAAGACCTGCTGGATATCTCCCGCATCCTGCGCGGCAAGTTGACCCTCAACTGGCTAACCGTTGACTTAATTCAACCGATTACTGCTGCGATCGAAACCATCCGCCTGACTGCCGAAGCCAAATTCATTTCTATCCACACCCATCTGGATCCAACCATCGGGCCAATTGTTGGAGATCCCGATCGTCTGCAACAGGTTGTCTGGAATCTCCTCTCCAATGCCGTTAAGTTCACTCCTGAAGGGGGACGGGTGGACGTGAGTTTGTCCTTGGTCACTGGTCATTCGTCATTGGTTACTGGTGGTCATTCTCCAACTGTAGACAGTACAGAACAAAGGAGACAGGACAAAGGACAAAGGACGGAGCCAATTCAAAACTCAAAATTCAAAATTCAAAATTCCCCCTCCTCTGCCCGCATCACCGTCACCGATACGGGTAAGGGCATCAGCCCCGACTTTCTTCCCCATGTTTTTGAATCCTTCCGGCAGCAGGATGGCTCAACCACTCGACGATTTGGGGGACTGGGATTGGGATTGGCGATCGTCCGGCAACTGGTGGAAGCCCACGGCGGGAGGGTCAGTGTAGACAGCCCCGGTGAAGGACTGGGAGCAACATTCACGGTGGAATTGCCCCTACCCACTGCGCCCATTGCTTCTCCCACTCCTACCGATCACCCCCCAGCAACCGCTAATCTCAATGGCATCCGGGTATTGGTGGTAGAAGATGATCAGGATTCCCTGGAGTTAATGACCTTTTCTTTGCAACAGCAAGGAGCGATCGTCACTTCTCTGTCTGCCAGTCAGCCTGCCCTGCAAGCCGTATCAAAAACCCCGTTCGATTTGCTGGTCTGTGATATTGGGTTGCCGGACATGAACGGGTATGACCTGCTCCAGCATCTGCGATCGCTCCCCAACGGCAACCTTCCAGCGATCGCGTTGACTGCGTTTGCCGGAGAAGGCGATCGGGAACAGGCCCTGGCGGTCGGTTTTCAGCAGCATCTTGCTAAACCCATTGAACCTGATGTCTTGATTGGTGCAATTGCCAATCTGGTCAGACTCTCCCAAAAATAA
- the cax gene encoding calcium/proton exchanger codes for MSIKNLVSLGLLIFVPIAIAAEKLEWGALTVFGLSAIAIVPLAIWLSTATEEIAVSLGPSIGGLLNAVFGNATELIISLVALKEGLVDIVKASITGTVVSNLLLAMGLSMLLGGLRYKEQEFQPVVARVNGSTMTLAVIAIVLPATVITTSNVVEPSAISHLSLFVAAVLILVYGFTLIFSLKTHSYLYDVGVVELEGEATPEHSEHGEGKPNLWFWVGILLAATIGVAVVSEIFVGAVEEATAGLGLTPLFTGVILLPLVGGAAEYVTAVRVAIKNNMDLSVSVAMGSSLLVALLVAPILVIVGQLIGQPMDLNFSLFEVVAVAIAVIIANLISLDGRSNWLEGLLLLATYSILGAAFYFHPV; via the coding sequence ATGTCAATCAAGAACTTGGTTTCGCTCGGTCTGCTGATTTTTGTCCCGATCGCCATTGCCGCTGAGAAGTTGGAATGGGGGGCACTGACAGTATTTGGCCTCTCTGCGATCGCGATCGTGCCACTGGCAATCTGGCTGAGTACGGCAACCGAGGAAATTGCGGTGTCCCTGGGGCCATCCATTGGCGGTTTGTTGAATGCTGTGTTTGGTAATGCCACAGAACTGATTATTTCCCTGGTGGCCCTCAAGGAAGGATTGGTGGATATCGTCAAAGCCAGTATTACCGGGACGGTGGTCAGCAACCTGCTGCTGGCGATGGGCCTCTCTATGCTCTTGGGTGGTCTGCGGTATAAGGAACAGGAATTTCAACCTGTGGTAGCACGGGTGAATGGTTCCACCATGACGCTGGCAGTGATTGCGATCGTGCTTCCGGCTACGGTGATCACAACTTCCAACGTGGTAGAGCCTTCTGCCATCAGTCACTTATCCTTGTTTGTGGCGGCTGTGCTGATTCTGGTCTATGGCTTTACGTTGATCTTCTCGCTCAAGACCCACAGCTATCTCTATGATGTGGGGGTGGTGGAACTGGAAGGCGAGGCTACTCCAGAACACTCGGAACATGGAGAAGGGAAGCCGAACCTATGGTTTTGGGTTGGCATTTTGTTAGCTGCGACGATCGGGGTAGCCGTTGTGTCAGAAATCTTTGTCGGTGCGGTTGAAGAAGCCACGGCGGGATTGGGTTTAACACCGTTGTTTACGGGAGTAATTTTGTTGCCTCTGGTGGGCGGTGCAGCGGAATATGTCACAGCAGTGCGAGTGGCCATTAAGAACAATATGGATTTGTCCGTTTCGGTGGCGATGGGATCCAGTCTATTGGTGGCACTACTGGTGGCTCCGATTCTGGTGATTGTCGGCCAGTTAATTGGTCAGCCGATGGATTTAAATTTCAGTCTGTTTGAAGTCGTTGCGGTTGCGATCGCGGTGATCATTGCTAACCTGATCAGTCTGGATGGGCGATCGAACTGGCTGGAAGGATTGTTACTCTTAGCCACTTATTCCATCCTGGGAGCCGCCTTTTATTTCCACCCGGTTTAG
- a CDS encoding DUF433 domain-containing protein codes for MTLQELTDQLLSLTPVEKAEAIQLLAHSLDRNWRGITKTPGVCDGDACIAGTHIPVWVLVDYRRLGTSDSELLNNYPTLSATDLANAWFYAEAHLEEIEQTIRENDEGQNEIS; via the coding sequence ATGACATTGCAAGAACTTACAGATCAACTGTTATCTCTTACGCCCGTTGAAAAAGCGGAGGCCATTCAGCTACTGGCTCATAGCTTAGACCGCAACTGGCGTGGAATTACGAAAACTCCTGGTGTTTGTGATGGAGATGCCTGTATAGCCGGAACCCATATCCCGGTATGGGTGTTAGTGGATTACCGACGACTGGGGACAAGTGATTCAGAGTTACTGAACAACTATCCAACCTTATCTGCAACTGATTTAGCTAATGCCTGGTTCTATGCTGAGGCACACCTTGAGGAAATTGAGCAGACCATTCGAGAGAATGATGAAGGCCAGAATGAAATAAGTTAA
- a CDS encoding DnaJ domain-containing protein → MAAKKQSKATQKTVEKKEVLNDFVLNEISRLSELHGVNASVFEEFAKFVVENYKRKPPKPPKPLTQTQIKQAIYTHFGVTTTPLLKKSARFQMATSAMNGLDLGKKDGWEKLYRKFVGILPEEENEQGRGCINGINIFKYDMPWRTFGLDPKKSTTEDIKSRYYQLSKIYHPDNKETGDAEVFDRLTLFYKSLTEKF, encoded by the coding sequence ATGGCAGCTAAAAAACAGTCAAAGGCTACCCAAAAAACCGTTGAGAAGAAGGAAGTTCTTAATGATTTTGTACTGAATGAAATTTCACGACTCTCTGAACTACATGGAGTTAATGCCAGTGTTTTTGAAGAGTTTGCAAAATTTGTGGTTGAGAACTACAAGAGAAAGCCACCAAAGCCACCAAAACCACTAACGCAAACTCAGATTAAGCAAGCGATTTACACCCATTTTGGTGTTACTACTACACCGCTTCTGAAAAAGTCAGCTCGCTTTCAAATGGCTACAAGTGCAATGAATGGGCTTGATCTGGGCAAGAAAGATGGTTGGGAGAAGCTGTATCGTAAGTTTGTCGGAATTTTGCCAGAAGAAGAAAACGAGCAGGGCCGGGGCTGTATTAATGGAATCAATATTTTCAAGTACGATATGCCCTGGAGAACGTTTGGCTTAGATCCTAAAAAATCAACAACTGAAGATATTAAATCGAGATATTACCAACTCAGCAAAATCTACCATCCTGACAACAAAGAAACAGGAGATGCTGAAGTTTTCGATCGCCTGACATTATTCTACAAGAGCTTGACGGAGAAGTTTTGA
- a CDS encoding NF041680 family putative transposase, translating into MSNFDKLREFRHKAYSLMGNGRDALFDLMDAVLVSRSLSSFAELSLSPVFRRRWSSLYEAVQDSQPPRAKLMGIYVEQMPQAGRVVLAGDHTAWSRLQAHTLRERTFEHQAAPISGAKPVTLGQGYSTLAWIPEPQGSWALPLLHERISSAESPIEKAVKQLRQVCQKLSSRPLALWDAEYGCAPFLKQTADIACDKLIRLRSNRVLYGSPPAYSGTGRPRVHGDKFKLNDVSTYWQTDEEIEVEDARLGRLRLRMWHTLHLKQAATHPVSLIQVERLDSTSPTPAKPLWLIWIGLESPSLNTLWQDYLRRFAIDHWYRFAKQRLHWTLPQLSTPEQSERWSDLMPLLTWQLWLARPEIQDAPLPWQKSQTDLSPGRVANAFAQVLVVIGSPAPNPKPRGKSPGWTPGRPRSRRLRYPTVKKRFTKPKKTAKQSA; encoded by the coding sequence ATGAGTAATTTTGACAAGCTTCGGGAATTTCGACACAAAGCCTACAGCTTGATGGGCAATGGCAGAGATGCCCTGTTTGACCTGATGGATGCGGTTTTGGTCAGTCGAAGTCTCTCCTCATTTGCCGAACTCTCGCTCTCGCCTGTGTTTCGTCGTCGTTGGTCAAGTTTGTACGAGGCAGTGCAGGATAGTCAACCACCGCGAGCAAAACTGATGGGGATCTATGTTGAGCAGATGCCTCAAGCAGGGCGTGTGGTTTTAGCCGGAGACCATACAGCTTGGTCGCGATTACAGGCACACACCCTGCGAGAGCGAACCTTTGAGCACCAGGCAGCCCCAATAAGTGGAGCCAAGCCTGTGACGCTGGGACAAGGCTACAGTACGCTTGCCTGGATTCCAGAGCCGCAGGGAAGTTGGGCATTGCCCTTGCTGCATGAGCGCATCAGCAGTGCCGAAAGCCCGATTGAGAAGGCGGTCAAGCAATTGCGCCAAGTTTGCCAAAAACTGTCGTCTCGTCCGTTGGCACTATGGGATGCCGAGTATGGCTGTGCCCCGTTCCTCAAGCAAACTGCCGACATTGCTTGCGACAAACTGATTCGCTTGCGCTCGAATCGCGTGTTATATGGTTCCCCGCCTGCCTACTCTGGCACTGGACGACCTCGCGTGCATGGTGATAAGTTTAAACTCAACGATGTGAGTACCTACTGGCAAACGGATGAGGAAATCGAGGTCGAAGATGCCAGGTTAGGACGACTGCGGTTACGAATGTGGCACACCTTACATCTCAAGCAGGCAGCGACGCACCCGGTGTCATTAATTCAAGTCGAACGCCTCGATTCGACCTCCCCGACCCCTGCCAAACCTTTATGGCTGATTTGGATTGGACTCGAATCGCCGTCATTAAACACTCTGTGGCAGGACTATTTGCGGCGCTTTGCGATTGACCACTGGTACCGCTTCGCCAAACAACGCTTGCACTGGACCTTGCCTCAACTCTCAACGCCTGAACAATCGGAGCGTTGGAGTGACTTGATGCCGTTGCTTACCTGGCAACTTTGGCTGGCCCGACCCGAGATTCAAGACGCTCCTTTGCCCTGGCAGAAATCACAGACTGACCTCTCACCCGGTCGGGTTGCCAACGCCTTTGCACAAGTTTTAGTCGTGATTGGCTCACCCGCTCCCAATCCCAAACCACGCGGAAAGTCTCCTGGTTGGACTCCAGGGCGACCCCGTTCGCGTCGCCTGCGCTATCCAACCGTTAAAAAACGCTTTACCAAACCCAAAAAGACTGCCAAACAGTCCGCTTAA